A single Limanda limanda chromosome 19, fLimLim1.1, whole genome shotgun sequence DNA region contains:
- the anxa14 gene encoding annexin A2, translating to MDPDYFKSYDMCWGTLGTVRPFNNFHPDRDVHEIRAALETKDAGTLVRILTNRSNAQRQEVVKTFRETTRKELDAALKKALSGEVEVLLLDLLMPPLQYEAHRLQKAMEGLGTDEETLLEILCTRSGKQLQEISVQYKEMYKKDLEKELKGETSGDFAKLVIALLEKEDVPSSVQRDVQSLIASLNGKKADVEPWISILTSRDTDHLNNVFMGLELETGQTVEELVEKRFSGEVQQGLKVLVECIESPYAYLAGRIATMKPSIVQGLMVSHSEEDLLFIRTAFLKLTGTSLYTALQKQFKGDHLQALLAVCRSED from the exons ATGGACCCTGATTATTTCAAATCTTAC GACATGTGCTGGGGCACCCTTGGAACCGTGCGACCCTTCAACAATTTCCACCCTGACAGAGACGTTCACGAGATCCGGGCAGCGCTGGAGACCAAAG ATGCAGGGACCCTGGTGAGAATCCTGACCAATCGGAGCAACGCCCAGAGACAAGAGGTCGTCAAAACCTTTCGAGAGACGACACGGAAG GAGCTGGATGCTGCTTTGAAGAAAGCTCTGTCTGGAGAGGTTGAGgttctgctgctggacctgctgATGCCACCTCTGCAGTATGAGGCGCATCGCCTGCAAAAGGCCatggag ggtttAGGCACAGATGAGGAGACACTATTGGAGATCCTGTGCACACGATCTggaaagcagcttcaggaaatcAGCGTGCAGTACAAAGAGA TGTACAAGAAGGACCTGGAGAAGGAACTGAAGGGAGAAACGAGTGGAGACTTTGCTAAGCTTGTAATAGCTTTGCTTGAA AAAGAAGATGTTCCCAGTAGTGTTCAAAGAGATGTCCAG TCTCTGATAGCATCACTAAATGGGAAAAAAGCCGATGTGGAACCTTGGATCAGCATCCTGACGTCCAGAGACACAGACCATCTCAACAATG TGTTCATGGGACTGGAGCTGGAGACCGGACAGACGGTGGAGGAGCTGGTAGAGAAGAGATTCTCTGGAGAGGTGCAACAGGGTTTGAAGGTTTTAG TGGAGTGCATTGAGAGCCCTTATGCCTACCTCGCTGGGAGAATAGCCACCATGAAG ccgtCGATAGTTCAGGGGCTCATGGTGTCTCACTCTGAGGAAGATCTGCTCTTTATCCGAACCGCCTTCCTTAAATTAACAGGCACTTCTCTCTACACTGCTCTACAG AAACAGTTCAAAGGAGATCACCTACAGGCTCTGCTCGCCGTCTGCCGATCTGAGGATTAA